The proteins below come from a single Amphiura filiformis chromosome 15, Afil_fr2py, whole genome shotgun sequence genomic window:
- the LOC140171489 gene encoding polycystin-2-like protein 2: MQDFGHVFTSHTASKLNDGHLWFSIFNRPPSTRFTRVQRVLCAMMILWLEMLVNIMWYEVRPPPEAGRKLNIGPFSLSPAQISIGVQANLIVFPVSFLVVQLFRKARARHKRKSRIELAKQHQQTVPEENSTHVDVSHASIRSPSRVIVTHDDNDGNISDQQQLLVSPPSTGCYVRWWAIYIAWIIAVVAILSATVITVFYGIQFGNETTKKWFTSVTVAFCTGVFITQPLQAIAIGLFVALIIKTPNADEDGEMKEDEEEYKLKTDEEWLHSYAESKSLRKPSACGPPDPQLIENQRIQRIKELQMHSIIREILVYFIFLFIVLLIAYSSQNTQAFYIKTTHTNLLVYDEVKVKGVHRAFIDAKTVDKYWTWLEDMLLPQLHGGVWYNGDIDDQLLPYTADKVSYMLGYAIIRQLRVKKDQCTPISQMKNVTPNCYVAYSWDNEDRQSYGPGWTNVNETDNTPDEYTYKGSNDLDGYPFIGRHAVYRGGGYTVKLSGTPLENRAILERLQKEAWLDHYTRAVFVQFGSYNAFVNLFSSVTLLMEFLPTGGGYPFHRVDVIKLINYTNDGLFIFRVACEITFFLFIIFFFFKEINNLRIEKKKYFKRFWNYIEIIIIFFSVGSITAYFFRYVETVGLLSNFDAYDGTVFINLQYATYLNDIFHYMFGGVAFFSILKFLKLLRFNKRMHMLTDTIHNIRWDLFYFAIFFSFVFFAFSLAFYMAFSSHLLDFADIVYTMETLLQVLLRRFYFADLLLAKRVLGPLFLFRVYEHNELHSH; encoded by the exons ATGCAAGACTTTGGTCACGTTTTCACGAGTCACACGGCATCCAAGCTAAACGACGGCCATCTTTGGTTCTCCATATTCAATCGTCCCCCGAGTACAAGGTTCACTCGAGTACAGCGAGTATTATGTGCTATGATGATACTGTGGTTGGAGATGTTGGTGAATATCATGTGGTATGAGGTACGACCTCCTCCAGAGGCTGGACGAAAGTTAAACATAGGACCATTTAGTTTATCACCAGCTCAG ATAAGCATTGGTGTACAGGCTAATCTGATCGTCTTTCCAGTCAGTTTCTTAGTTGTTCAACTTTTTCGAAAAGCACGTGCCAGACACAAACGGAAATCTCGCATAGAATTGGccaaacaacatcaacaaacTGTCCCGGAAGAGAACTCTACCCATGTGGATGTATCTCATGCAAGTATA AGATCTCCAAGCCGCGTTATTGTTACCCACGATGACAATGACGGAAATATATCGGATCAGCAACAACTTCTCGTCTCGCCTCCAAGTACAGGATGCTATGTACGATGGTGGGCGATCTACATTGCCTGGATCATAGCAGTGGTTGCTATTTTATCAGCTACGGTCATAACTGTGTTTTATGGAATACAATTTGGTAATGAGACTACCAAGAAGTGGTTTACATCTGTCACGGTGGCGTTTTGTACAGGCGTTTTCATAACCCAGCCATTACAG GCAATTGCCATTGGGCTATTTGTAGCTCTCATTATAAAGACACCAAATGCTGATGAAGATGGTGAAATGAAGGAAGACGAAGAGGAATATAAGCTTAAAACTGACGAGGAATGGCTACATAGCTACGCAG aatCCAAAAGCTTAAGGAAACCATCAGCATGCGGACCACCAGATCCTCAGCTAATAGAAAACCAACGTATTCAAAGAATAAAGGAGCTACAGATGCATTCAATAATTCGAGAAATCTTGGTCTATTTCATCTTCCTCTTCATCGTACTTCTCATTGCATATAGCAGTCAGAATACACAGGCTTTTTATATCAAAACGACGCATACCAACCTGCTGGTCTATGATGAGGTCAAAGTGAAAGGAGTGCATAGGGCTTTTATCGAC GCAAAAACTGTCGACAAATATTGGACATGGCTTGAGGATATGCTTCTCCCTCAGTTACATGGTGGTGTGTGGTACAATGGGGACATAGATGACCAATTATTACCATACACGGCAGACAAGGTTTCCTATATGCTGGGATATGCAATCATTCGGCAATTACGAGTCAAGAAAG ATCAATGTACGCCAATTTCCCAAATGAAGAATGTCACACCAAACTGCTACGTCGCCTATTCTTGGGATAATGAAGACAGACAATCCTATGGGCCAGGATGGACAAATGTCAATGAAACTGACAACACGCCCGATGAGTACACTTATAAGGGATCTAATGATCTGGATGGTTATCCGTTTATTGGGAGACATGCTGTGTATAGAGGTGGCGGGTACACCGTCAAATTAAGCGGTACGCCATTGGAGAATCGCGCGATTTTAGAGAGACTCCAAAAGGAGGCGTGGCTGGATCATTACACCCGGGCTGTATTTGTACAATTTGGAAGTTATAATGCCTTCGTGAATTTGTTCAGTTCCGTTACGCTTTTGATGGAGTTTTTGCCAACAG GAGGTGGCTATCCATTCCACCGAGTTGATGTCATCAAACTTATCAACTACACCAATGATGGTCTGTTCATCTTCAGAGTCGCCTGCGAAATTACTTTCTTTCTCTTCAtcatatttttcttctttaaagaaataaacaatttGCGCATAGAAAAGAAGAAATACTTTAAAAGATTTTGGAACTACATtgagatcatcatcatcttcttctcaGTAGGGAGTATCACAGCTTATTTCTTTCGTTACGTCGAAACGGTAGGTCTATTGTCGAATTTCGATGCATATGACGGGACTGTTTTCATCAATCTGCAATATGCTACCTATCTCAATGATATATTTCACTACATGTTCGGCGGTGTAGCGTTCTTTTCGATATTAAAGTTTCTCAAGTTACTCCGGTTCAACAAACGTATGCACATGCTCACCGATACTATCCACAACATCCGATGGGACCTCTTCTATTTCGCTATTTTTTTCTCATTCGTTTTCTTCGCTTTTTCACTCGCTTTTTACATGGCGTTTAGTTCTCATCTGCTCGATTTTGCCGATATCGTGTACACCATGGAAACATTGTTGCAAGTTTTGCTTCGACGGTTCTATTTTGCTGATTTACTGTTAGCAAAGAGAGTTCTTGGGCCGCtctttttatttcgtgtttatgaGCACAATGAGTTACATAGTCATTAA
- the LOC140170853 gene encoding GLIPR1-like protein 1, with product MPTSYETGVYEFTVLETQTTLDQHELMSSVTPTTGNMIYLPTQTSQSSNLREIEELSQEFLDILTNRATSYEAGVHEFTVLEKQAILYQHNELRSSVTPTAGNMRYLTWDETLASHAGDWATQCNWWHETINGEGQNLWLGGSKPNAVQPVQAWYYNEVDNYKFELNTCYENKVCGHYFQVTWAKASKVGCVQAFCPEVTKKNDTHFWTSQNAWIFNCHYDVGVYKRIRPYIEDEPCAVCSEDYRKCMTGKLCRKPSQ from the exons ATGCCTACTTCGTATGAAACTGGTGTATATGAGTTTACAGTTCTTGAAACGCAAACTACATTGGATCAACATGAGTTGATGAGTTCGGTGACACCAACGACTGGCAATATGATATATTTG CCAACGCAAACGTCACAAAGTTCAAACTTACGAGAGATAGAAGAGCTGTCCCAAGAGTTTCTGGACATACTTACAAACAGGGCTACTTCGTATGAAGCTGGTGTACATGAGTTTACCGTTCTTGAAAAGCAAGCTATATTGTATCAACATAATGAGTTACGAAGTTCGGTGACGCCAACGGCTGGCAATATGAGATATCTG ACTTGGGACGAGACATTAGCCTCTCACGCAGGTGATTGGGCGACACAGTGTAACTGGTGGCATGAGACCATAAATGGCGAGGGACAGAATCTATGGCTTGGCGGCTCAAAACCTAATGCAGTACAACCAGTCCAAGCTTGGTATTATAACGAAGTGGACAACTACAAATTTGAGCTAAATACTTGTTATGAAAATAAAGTCTGTGGACATTACTTTCAG GTTACTTGGGCTAAAGCTTCAAAGGTGGGATGCGTTCAGGCATTCTGTCCGGAAGTCACTAAAAAGAACGACACACATTTCTGGACGTCACAGAACGCTTGGATTTTTAACTGTCATTATGATGTCGG TGTTTACAAGAGAATCAGACCTTACATAGAAGATGAGCCGTGCGCAGTGTGTTCCGAGGATTATCGCAAATGCATGACAGGAAAACTATGCCGAAAACCAA GTCAATGA